A window from Neodiprion fabricii isolate iyNeoFabr1 chromosome 2, iyNeoFabr1.1, whole genome shotgun sequence encodes these proteins:
- the LOC124175646 gene encoding potassium/sodium hyperpolarization-activated cyclic nucleotide-gated channel 2-like, protein MTKFVWDNVTVLVFAIGFFTIPFNTSFKMLHSSKISTDDFNLYIYAFSWLGILMNCVTGVHDKKTSEIILEPKRIVSIYLKGFFFIDVFSSLPYDRLTMPWRVIPGPESNIYIPLLNLFPNLKLLRFLSMTTYTQRLFQYLNIRRAVGWNTVIFVLYLMHWFACLCYVLPALVMNYNKQNLHNCGCWMAELGLTNPPISLLYRNSIFMTVTNFTAGSYGIFPPEREGHIFICTLLMLSGMIFIDYAIVLVLGMKSKRYISETKYEEIMNQLHAYMRQKQLPEYMKRRLLAYYYYRFVKSFYREKEISSTLSENLRREIALHSSRRYVQNVVIFRDLPSDVLESIVVNLKMELYLPNDVIIKAGTQGDCMFFLASGTVAVLTPTGKEICHLEDGAHFGEVALLVRDQRRVASVVAIEVCNVFRLERKDFRRCIAVHSDLFAKIERLATGRMEKTVLLEEQNKRFLLQRSNRRTSATMRNLHTKSLYPDTKE, encoded by the exons ATGACAAA GTTCGTATGGGATAATGTGACGGTGCTCGTGTTTGCGATAGGATTCTTCACAATTCCATTCAATACGAGCTTCAAGATGCTTCATTCTTCTAAAATTTCTACCGACGACTTTAATTTGTACATATACGCTTTTTCTTGGCTGGGTATATTAATGAACTGCGTAACAGGCGTACATGATAAGAAGACCTCGGAGATAATCTTGGAGCCGAAAAGAATAGTGAG CATCTACCTGAAGGGTTTCTTTTTCATTGACGTTTTCTCATCGCTTCCTTACGACCGGCTCACGATGCCTTGGCGAGTTATTCCTGGACCTGAATCAAACATCTACATCCCATTGCTTAACCTTTTCCCAAATCTGAAGCTCTTACGTTTCTTGAGTATGACCACATACACTCAGCGGTTATTCCAG TACTTGAATATTAGAAGGGCAGTGGGCTGGAACACTGTAATCTTCGTACTGTACTTGATGCACTGGTTCGCTTGTTTATGCTATGTTTTACCTGCCCTCGTGATGAACTACAATAAGCAGAACTTGCAC AACTGTGGATGCTGGATGGCTGAACTAGGTTTAACAAATCCGCCAATAAGCCTGTTGTACAGGAACAGCATCTTCATGACAGTCACTAACTTTACGGCCGGCAGCTACGGGATTTTCCCCCCCGAACGGGAAGGCCACATCTTTATCTGCACTCTTCTTATGCTGAGCGGCATGATATTCATAGACTACGCAATAG TCTTGGTTCTCGGTATGAAGTCGAAGAGATACATCTCAGAAACTAAATATGAAGAGATCATGAATCAACTTCACGCTTacatgcgtcaaaaacaaTTACCGGAGTATATGAAACGTCGTCTTCTTGCCTACTACTACTATCGATTTGTGAAGAGCTTCTACCGcgagaaagaaatttcttcaactttaTCAG AAAACCTTCGTCGGGAAATCGCGCTTCACTCGAGTCGTCGCTACGTACAAAACGTTGTGATATTCAGAGACCTGCCCAGTGATGTCTTGGAGTCAATTGTTGTGAACTTGAAAATGGAATTGTACTTACCAAATGACGTAATCATCAAAGCAGGGACGCAGGGAGATTGCATGTTCTTTCTTGCCAGCGGAACGGTCGCGGTTTTAACGCCAACAGGAAAAGAG ATCTGTCATCTCGAGGACGGTGCTCACTTTGGTGAAGTTGCACTGCTGGTTCGTGACCAAAGGAGAGTAGCGAGCGTCGTGGCCATCGAAGTTTGCAATGTCTTTCGCCTCGAACGGAAAGATTTCCGACGATGCATCGCAGTGCACTCTGATCTATTCGCAAAGATTGAACGACTTGCGACAGGACGCATGGAGAAAACGGTACTCCTGGAGGAGCAGAACAAGCGGTTCTTGCTTCAGCGATCAAATCGCAGAACATCCGCTACGATGCGAAACCTTCACACGAAGAGTCTGTATCCTGATACAAAGGAGTGA
- the LOC124175111 gene encoding two pore potassium channel protein sup-9 produces the protein MKRQNVRTLSLVVCTFTYLLIGAAVFDALESDTERRRWEFLSEVRRNMMKKYNITPEDYRMVEIVIIENKPHKAGPQWKFAGAFYFATVVLAVIGYGHSTPVTIGGKAFCMAYAMVGIPLGLVMFQSIGERLNKFASVVIRRAKRYLKCQRTDATEMNLMLATGMLSSIIITTGAAVFSRYEGWSYFDSFYYCFVTLTTIGFGDYVALQNDQALSNKPGYVALSLVFILFGLAVVAASINLLVLRFMTMNTEDIRRDDNELQSASHHVLTLDGEVVAVNGKLLAGRVPMIHDTDDCVSVCSCTCLGTTNSEMLDSSGYQGYRPPSITASLRVKRASV, from the exons ATGAAGAGACAAAACGTTAGGACTTTGTCACTGGTAGTCTGCACCTTCACTTACTTGCTGATTGGCGCTGCTGTTTTCGATGCACTCGAATCCGACACTGAAAGAAGACGTTGGGAATTTTTATCCG AGGTGAGGAGAAACATGATGAAGAAGTACAATATCACGCCTGAAGACTACCGAATGGTGGAGATTGTGATAATCGAGAACAAGCCTCACAAGGCTGGTCCGCAATGGAAGTTTGCAGGCGCTTTTTACTTCGCGACCGTTGTTCTTGCTGTGATTG GCTACGGTCACTCGACCCCGGTGACGATCGGAGGCAAGGCCTTTTGCATGGCTTATGCAATGGTGGGAATCCCCCTGGGTCTCGTCATGTTCCAAAGTATCGGTGAACGTCTCAACAAGTTCGCAAGTGTCGTGATCAGAAGAGCGAAGCGGTACTTGAAGTGCCAGAGGACTGACGCTACAGAGATGAACCTGATGCTGGCTACAGGCATGTTGTCCAGCATCATAATCACCACTGGGGCTGCAGTCTTCTCGCGCTACGAGGGTTGGAGTTACTTCGACAGTTTTTACTACTGCTTCGTCACCCTGACCACTATCGGCTTTGGGGACTACGTCGCGCTTCAG AATGACCAAGCGTTGTCTAACAAACCGGGGTACGTGGCCTTGAGCTTGGTCTTCATTCTGTTCGGCCTGGCCGTCGTTGCTGCGAGCATAAACTTGCTGGTACTTCGCTTCATGACAAT GAACACCGAGGACATCAGGAGGGATGACAACGAGCTTCAGTCAGCCTCGCATCATGTTTTAACCTTGGACGGTGAGGTGGTGGCGGTGAACGGCAAGCTCTTGGCAGGCCGCGTACCGATGATCCATGACACCGACGACTGCGTGAGTGTCTGCTCTTGCACTTGCCTGGGCACAACCAATTCCGAGATGCTCGACTCGTCGGGCTATCAGGGATACAGACCGCCGTCTATCACAGCCAGCCTCCGCGTCAAGCGGGCGTCTGTCTGA